From Echinicola soli, a single genomic window includes:
- a CDS encoding polyketide synthase — protein MNADNTIPIPKMTLVDLFRRQAIDASTLDAISFADSHMSYQALDDDSNQLAHLMMDKGISPGDKVALCAHRSKEMVVAILAILKCGAAYVPIAPDFPEERKRYICQAAEAKVLISDNNYLNETSARLLQIDLLEKISSKYPILAPAITFSPESTAYILFTSGSTGEPKGVCMPHNALVNLLLWQEKQFDKLRGSSTLQFSKFTFDVSFQEIFSTLTTGGTLHLVDEETVKDPLALLRLIDRNQINRLFLPFVSLQSLAHTAVTHELYPTSLKAVITAGEQLKITNQVKHFFSNLNNTTLFNQYGPTEAHVVSQLALKSQYISNWPALPSIGYSIDNVELIILDENDQLVPYDEEGELYIAGVCLASGYLNHPDLTQEKFKTLSTIPDKPSLRAYKTGDIAKISADGEVTFLGRRDDQVKIRGHRIELGEVEAILGKFTAIYQVAVLAKTYDDGQKYLVAYYIPSENQQPSQKQLIDHLAKSLPEYMIPTIFFQMEAFPKTTSGKIDRKLLPDPINKRENIEAPIVPAKTELEKKLSLLFQKALHFDKIGTSDNFFEFGGNSLLVQKLSNDIRIALGLTIAVTSIYQYPTVKELTAYLCEDDQSSSRTNTLDTPSSSKAVAIVGLAGRFPGAEDIATFWENLIQGKESITHFTNEELDSLVPEELRKDKNYVKARGIIENADKFDHSFFGITPNQAALMDPQQRLFLEVAWELLEKTQQTTSDSPYKTGVFAGTNNNTYYYKNLLSNPDLIEQNGALQIMTLNEKDYIATRTAYQFDLTGPAISVYSACSTSLLAVAQAVQSIRAGQCVMAIAGGSTITAPIKSGHLYQEGAIFSKDGHCKPFDATASGTIFSDGAAAIMLKDLNAAIRDGDKIYATIKGIGINNDGNAKGSFSAPSIKGQADVIKAALQDGKVSPASIGYIEAHGTATPLGDPIEIEGLKMAFGKHPNKHFCSIGSIKSNFGHLTAAAGATGLIKTVLSLHHQKRPATLGFKQLNPQIDLKDSPFYINGATADWKGEFPRRAGVSSFGIGGTNVHVILEEYQHVHEISDVSTSPYHLLSFSAKTENSLELYKAKLHRYVQSASSLNLADLSYSINTKLRQFPHKSYLSFKDKDDLLLQLESKKDASTRKKAIKQLPQNTVFVFPGQGAQYLNMGKDLFESASVFREALMHCAALFDGFMDKPLLDIIYPAAETDQAEAILKNTRYTQPAIFAIEYALAQQWMAWGFTPSSLVGHSIGEFVAAHLAGVFSLEDATRLVAIRGQLVADLPNGDMLSVRAPYAKLEHLIREDISLAAINAPNLCVLAGPSAAITKISAQLDQENILYRKLFTSHAFHSSMMDPVLDSFGKEVEKIKLNPPLLPMISTVTGQPLTDQEATSTQYWTDHLRKAVLFAPAIEHLLADDPNTVFLEIGPGNVLSTLIKQQHQAKNAAAVNSIHRQSEKNHYHELLDNLGKMIIAGIQPDWARFYSGQKRNRLDDIPTYAFDRKRCWIDPLPKDFTTQQLTQTSTRFNKKETTTKHMRTDIIRNKAIGVLESLSGLEISSQSGDSSFLELGLDSLLLTQLSFALKKEFGLPISFRQLNSHINTVDALVDFLDQGLPTDQFQPAPESISSPSSPPAPPSENGSTQAIAPPASYPSAHHQSAIGLIGQQLELLSKQLALLQSAPIPITAQQPSAHLNGNGHVNAPVNTNGTEIKLTKEEVENLKKPFGATARIDKKDHKLPEKQQKFITDFTKRYTSKTASSKAYTQKNRRHMADPRVVSGFNPSIKETVYSLVVNRSKGSRIWDIDGNEYLDILNGFGSILFGHKPVFIDEALKAQIDKGYEIGPQHELSGEVCKLICDITGHDRSALCNTGSEAVMGALRIARTITQRSLVVAFNGSYHGIFDEVIVRGTKSLSSFPAAAGIMPEAVENILILDYGTEETLRIIAEKKDEIAAVLVEPVQSRRPEFQPIEFLKKVREITSASGSALIFDEVITGFRMHPQGAQAIFGIKADLTTYGKVVGGGLPIGVIAGKTAFMDALDGGHWQYGDASVPEIGVTYFAGTFVRHPLALATAKASLEHIQQDNGKLQKNLAAKIQRLADGLNEFFQDHEIPAYVANFGSLWKIKFQQELPYTELLFATFREQGLHIYDGFPCFATAAYQDEDIDKIIEVIKSGFKQLASATFWDDIVPGLSESVHPSPQVISKNQPPVPGAKLGQTQEGKAAWFIPDPHRPGKYLQLAFITS, from the coding sequence ATGAATGCCGATAATACGATACCTATACCCAAGATGACCCTTGTCGATCTTTTTAGGCGACAAGCAATTGATGCCTCCACACTAGATGCTATCTCATTTGCAGACAGTCACATGTCCTATCAAGCATTAGATGATGATAGCAACCAACTGGCACATTTGATGATGGACAAAGGCATATCTCCTGGTGATAAGGTGGCACTTTGTGCTCATCGATCCAAAGAAATGGTTGTTGCGATTTTGGCTATTTTAAAATGTGGTGCAGCTTATGTACCCATCGCTCCAGATTTTCCAGAAGAGCGTAAAAGATATATCTGTCAAGCTGCAGAAGCAAAAGTATTGATCAGTGACAACAATTATCTTAACGAAACGTCAGCAAGATTACTGCAAATTGATCTCTTGGAAAAAATCTCCTCCAAGTATCCTATTTTGGCACCTGCCATTACCTTTTCACCTGAAAGCACAGCGTATATCCTTTTCACATCTGGATCCACGGGAGAACCAAAAGGTGTTTGTATGCCTCATAACGCCTTGGTCAACCTGCTACTATGGCAAGAAAAGCAGTTTGATAAGCTTCGGGGATCGAGTACACTTCAGTTTTCAAAATTCACCTTTGATGTATCCTTTCAGGAAATTTTCAGCACCCTGACAACAGGGGGAACCTTACACTTGGTGGATGAAGAAACGGTGAAAGACCCACTTGCCCTCCTACGGCTCATTGACAGAAATCAGATCAACAGGCTGTTCCTACCTTTTGTCAGCCTTCAGTCGCTGGCACATACTGCCGTAACGCATGAGCTGTACCCGACGTCTTTAAAAGCAGTGATCACCGCTGGGGAGCAGCTTAAAATCACTAACCAGGTCAAACACTTCTTCAGCAACCTTAACAACACCACTCTCTTCAACCAATACGGTCCCACAGAAGCCCATGTGGTATCCCAGTTGGCCCTCAAGTCACAATACATTAGCAACTGGCCCGCACTGCCTTCCATTGGCTATTCCATAGACAATGTCGAATTGATCATTTTGGACGAAAACGACCAACTAGTCCCCTATGATGAGGAAGGTGAACTCTACATTGCTGGAGTGTGCTTGGCTTCAGGCTATCTAAATCACCCTGATCTTACGCAAGAAAAGTTCAAAACCCTGTCTACCATACCGGACAAGCCTTCACTGCGGGCATATAAAACGGGGGATATTGCTAAAATCAGTGCCGACGGAGAGGTAACATTCCTTGGTCGCCGTGATGATCAAGTCAAAATCCGTGGCCATCGCATCGAGCTCGGGGAAGTGGAAGCGATTCTGGGCAAATTTACAGCTATCTACCAAGTCGCTGTACTTGCAAAAACCTATGATGATGGACAAAAATACTTGGTAGCCTATTATATCCCTTCAGAAAATCAACAGCCATCACAAAAGCAGCTGATCGATCACTTGGCGAAGAGCCTGCCTGAATACATGATACCGACCATATTTTTCCAAATGGAAGCATTCCCAAAAACAACCAGCGGAAAAATAGACCGCAAGTTGCTTCCCGACCCCATCAATAAGCGTGAAAATATCGAAGCCCCTATTGTTCCTGCCAAAACCGAGCTTGAAAAAAAACTCAGTCTGCTCTTTCAAAAAGCACTTCATTTTGACAAAATAGGCACTTCTGACAACTTCTTTGAATTTGGAGGCAACTCCCTACTGGTGCAAAAACTGTCTAATGACATACGTATAGCACTTGGATTGACAATCGCTGTCACTAGTATTTACCAGTACCCTACTGTTAAGGAGCTGACGGCATACCTTTGCGAAGACGACCAGTCATCTTCCAGAACAAACACCCTTGATACACCTTCCTCATCCAAGGCGGTGGCTATCGTGGGGCTGGCAGGTAGATTTCCAGGAGCTGAAGACATCGCCACTTTTTGGGAAAACTTGATACAGGGAAAAGAATCCATTACCCACTTCACAAACGAGGAATTGGATTCATTGGTCCCTGAAGAGCTCAGGAAAGATAAAAATTATGTAAAAGCCCGAGGCATTATCGAAAATGCAGATAAATTTGATCACAGTTTTTTTGGCATTACGCCAAATCAAGCTGCCTTGATGGATCCCCAGCAACGTCTGTTTCTGGAGGTGGCCTGGGAACTTTTGGAGAAGACCCAGCAAACAACTTCGGACTCGCCTTACAAGACGGGGGTATTTGCAGGTACAAATAACAATACCTATTACTATAAAAACCTCCTCAGCAACCCAGATCTGATCGAGCAAAATGGCGCCCTGCAGATCATGACACTGAATGAAAAAGACTATATCGCTACCCGTACTGCTTACCAATTTGACCTCACCGGGCCAGCGATAAGTGTTTATTCTGCTTGCTCAACCTCCTTGCTGGCTGTCGCCCAAGCGGTACAAAGTATCCGCGCTGGCCAATGTGTAATGGCCATCGCCGGAGGAAGTACCATCACCGCTCCGATCAAAAGCGGACATTTATACCAAGAAGGTGCTATTTTCAGCAAAGACGGCCACTGTAAGCCTTTTGATGCCACGGCCTCAGGCACTATATTTAGCGATGGTGCAGCTGCCATCATGCTCAAAGACCTCAATGCAGCCATCCGAGATGGGGATAAAATCTATGCCACCATCAAAGGAATTGGCATCAACAATGACGGCAATGCCAAAGGCAGTTTCTCTGCCCCAAGCATAAAAGGCCAAGCAGATGTCATCAAAGCTGCCCTGCAAGACGGCAAGGTATCTCCTGCCTCCATAGGCTATATAGAAGCGCATGGCACTGCCACTCCATTGGGTGACCCTATCGAAATTGAGGGATTGAAAATGGCTTTTGGAAAGCATCCTAACAAGCATTTTTGTAGTATCGGGTCTATCAAAAGCAATTTCGGCCACCTCACCGCTGCAGCAGGCGCCACGGGACTTATCAAAACTGTCCTCTCCCTGCACCACCAAAAACGCCCGGCCACGCTGGGTTTTAAGCAGTTAAACCCGCAAATCGACCTAAAAGACAGCCCCTTTTATATCAATGGAGCGACTGCAGATTGGAAAGGTGAATTTCCACGTAGGGCTGGCGTCAGCTCATTTGGTATCGGGGGAACCAATGTGCACGTCATCCTGGAAGAATATCAGCATGTACATGAAATTTCGGATGTCTCCACATCCCCTTATCACCTACTATCATTCTCAGCAAAAACAGAAAACAGCCTGGAACTATACAAGGCTAAATTGCATAGGTATGTACAATCAGCATCTTCCCTAAACCTGGCAGACCTAAGCTATTCCATTAACACCAAACTCCGGCAATTTCCCCATAAAAGTTATCTCTCCTTTAAGGACAAGGATGATCTTCTTCTCCAACTGGAGAGCAAAAAAGACGCATCAACGAGAAAAAAAGCAATTAAACAATTGCCCCAAAACACAGTATTTGTATTTCCAGGACAAGGTGCCCAGTACTTGAACATGGGCAAAGATCTATTCGAATCTGCTTCGGTCTTTAGGGAAGCATTGATGCATTGTGCTGCTTTGTTTGATGGCTTTATGGATAAACCTCTTTTGGATATCATCTATCCGGCAGCGGAAACAGATCAGGCGGAAGCCATATTAAAAAACACACGGTATACACAACCCGCCATTTTCGCCATTGAATACGCACTGGCACAGCAGTGGATGGCTTGGGGCTTCACCCCATCATCATTGGTCGGGCATAGCATCGGCGAATTTGTGGCGGCTCATTTGGCAGGTGTTTTCTCCTTGGAAGATGCCACAAGGCTAGTTGCCATAAGAGGACAATTAGTGGCCGACTTACCCAATGGTGACATGTTATCAGTCAGGGCTCCATATGCCAAGCTGGAACACCTGATTAGGGAAGATATTTCTTTAGCAGCGATAAACGCTCCCAATTTATGCGTGCTGGCCGGCCCATCGGCAGCTATTACTAAGATCAGCGCACAACTGGATCAGGAAAACATTCTATACAGAAAACTGTTTACCAGCCACGCCTTCCACTCCTCCATGATGGATCCAGTGCTTGATAGCTTCGGCAAGGAAGTAGAAAAGATAAAATTAAATCCCCCATTGCTTCCCATGATATCTACGGTCACGGGACAGCCACTTACGGACCAAGAAGCTACTTCCACTCAATACTGGACAGACCACCTACGAAAGGCTGTGCTTTTTGCACCAGCGATCGAACACCTTTTAGCTGACGACCCGAACACCGTCTTCTTGGAAATAGGGCCAGGAAATGTTCTCAGCACTCTCATCAAACAACAACACCAGGCTAAAAATGCCGCTGCTGTCAACAGCATACATCGCCAAAGTGAAAAAAACCACTACCATGAACTGCTGGATAATTTGGGAAAAATGATCATAGCCGGCATTCAGCCAGACTGGGCGCGCTTCTATTCCGGCCAAAAACGCAACCGATTAGATGATATCCCCACCTACGCATTTGATCGTAAAAGGTGCTGGATCGATCCGCTCCCAAAGGATTTCACTACACAACAGCTTACCCAAACCTCTACCAGATTTAACAAAAAAGAAACTACTACTAAGCATATGAGAACTGATATTATTCGCAATAAAGCCATTGGAGTCCTGGAAAGTCTCTCTGGTCTGGAAATTAGCTCCCAATCCGGTGACAGCTCATTTTTGGAACTGGGATTAGACTCGCTCTTGCTCACACAGTTATCTTTTGCCCTCAAAAAAGAATTTGGCCTACCAATTTCTTTTAGGCAGCTAAATTCCCACATCAACACTGTAGACGCCCTAGTGGACTTTTTGGATCAAGGACTTCCTACTGATCAATTCCAACCTGCTCCGGAGTCCATTTCCTCTCCATCATCACCACCTGCTCCCCCATCTGAAAACGGAAGCACCCAAGCTATTGCGCCACCAGCCTCCTATCCCTCGGCACACCACCAGTCTGCCATTGGCTTAATTGGCCAACAGCTAGAGCTTCTATCCAAGCAGCTGGCCCTTCTGCAAAGCGCCCCCATCCCTATTACAGCTCAGCAGCCAAGCGCTCATCTAAATGGAAATGGCCATGTCAATGCACCTGTCAATACCAATGGTACAGAAATCAAGTTAACGAAAGAAGAGGTTGAAAACCTGAAAAAACCATTTGGCGCCACCGCCAGAATTGACAAAAAAGACCACAAGCTCCCTGAAAAGCAGCAAAAATTTATTACTGATTTTACCAAAAGGTACACCTCAAAAACAGCTTCAAGTAAAGCTTACACCCAAAAAAACAGGCGCCACATGGCTGACCCAAGAGTGGTAAGTGGATTTAATCCCAGCATCAAAGAAACGGTCTATTCCCTGGTGGTAAACCGCTCAAAAGGAAGCAGGATCTGGGACATTGATGGCAATGAATACTTGGATATCCTGAATGGTTTTGGCTCTATTTTATTTGGGCACAAGCCAGTCTTTATCGATGAGGCACTAAAAGCTCAGATTGATAAGGGGTATGAAATAGGCCCGCAGCATGAGCTCTCCGGCGAAGTATGTAAGCTTATCTGTGACATCACCGGCCACGACCGATCAGCCTTGTGCAACACCGGCTCTGAAGCCGTAATGGGCGCCTTGCGAATTGCCCGTACCATCACCCAGCGATCACTTGTAGTCGCTTTTAACGGATCCTATCATGGAATCTTTGATGAGGTAATCGTACGAGGAACCAAAAGTCTAAGCTCGTTTCCTGCCGCTGCAGGCATCATGCCCGAAGCTGTCGAAAACATCCTCATCCTAGACTATGGCACCGAAGAAACGCTTAGAATAATAGCAGAAAAAAAAGATGAAATCGCTGCGGTGCTCGTGGAACCTGTCCAAAGCAGGAGGCCGGAATTCCAACCAATAGAATTCCTTAAAAAAGTCCGTGAGATCACCTCAGCCTCTGGCTCGGCATTGATCTTTGATGAAGTGATCACTGGTTTTAGGATGCACCCTCAAGGTGCTCAAGCCATCTTTGGCATCAAAGCAGATCTAACGACTTACGGAAAAGTCGTAGGTGGAGGATTGCCCATCGGAGTCATTGCCGGAAAAACCGCTTTTATGGATGCCCTGGATGGTGGCCACTGGCAATACGGAGATGCGTCCGTTCCCGAGATAGGAGTCACCTATTTTGCCGGTACCTTCGTACGCCATCCGCTGGCGCTGGCCACCGCAAAAGCCTCCCTAGAGCATATCCAACAAGACAATGGCAAGCTCCAAAAAAACCTGGCAGCCAAAATCCAACGGCTAGCGGACGGGTTGAACGAATTCTTCCAAGACCATGAGATTCCAGCATATGTGGCCAATTTTGGTTCTTTGTGGAAAATAAAGTTCCAGCAAGAGCTACCTTACACGGAGTTGTTATTTGCCACTTTTAGAGAACAAGGACTCCACATTTACGATGGGTTCCCATGCTTTGCCACTGCTGCATATCAAGATGAGGATATTGATAAAATCATAGAGGTGATCAAAAGCGGCTTCAAGCAGCTCGCCTCAGCAACGTTTTGGGATGATATCGTCCCTGGTCTTTCTGAAAGCGTGCATCCCTCCCCTCAGGTAATCTCCAAAAATCAACCTCCCGTTCCGGGTGCTAAGCTAGGACAAACCCAGGAAGGAAAGGCTGCCTGGTTTATCCCTGACCCACATCGCCCTGGAAAATACCTACAGCTAGCTTTTATAACCTCCTAA
- a CDS encoding ABC transporter ATP-binding protein — protein sequence MIKIENLSKKYAEDPVLDIDAMEIPSGEIFGLVGNNGAGKTTLFSLLLDLIMPSNGKVLNNGVQVNVSEDWKPFTAAFIDESFLIGYLTPEEYFYFIGELRGMNKQDVSEFLVPFEDFFHGEILGGKKYLRDLSKGNQKKVGIVASFLGHPKVIILDEPFANLDPTTQIRLKKIIAQYKDDAEVTLLISSHDLLHVTEVCQRIVVLDKGKVVRDTKTSNATLKELEGFFAEEIQSTEGE from the coding sequence ATGATAAAAATAGAAAATCTATCTAAAAAATATGCAGAAGATCCTGTGCTGGATATTGATGCTATGGAGATTCCTTCTGGGGAGATTTTTGGCCTCGTGGGAAACAATGGTGCTGGAAAGACCACCCTCTTCAGTTTACTGCTGGACCTCATTATGCCGAGTAATGGAAAAGTATTGAACAATGGCGTCCAAGTGAATGTCAGCGAAGACTGGAAGCCCTTTACCGCTGCGTTTATCGATGAGAGTTTTTTGATCGGGTACCTGACGCCTGAAGAATATTTTTATTTCATCGGAGAGTTGCGTGGGATGAACAAACAGGATGTCAGCGAGTTTCTGGTGCCTTTTGAAGATTTCTTTCATGGAGAAATCCTTGGAGGGAAAAAATACCTTCGGGACCTGTCTAAGGGGAACCAAAAGAAAGTGGGCATCGTCGCTTCATTTTTGGGCCATCCCAAAGTGATTATCCTTGACGAGCCCTTTGCCAATTTAGATCCCACTACCCAAATTCGACTCAAAAAGATCATTGCCCAATACAAGGACGATGCAGAAGTGACTTTGTTGATCAGTAGTCATGATTTGCTGCACGTGACAGAAGTCTGCCAGCGCATTGTAGTACTGGACAAAGGCAAGGTGGTGCGCGATACCAAAACATCCAATGCTACCCTTAAGGAATTGGAAGGGTTCTTTGCTGAAGAGATCCAGTCTACTGAAGGAGAGTAG
- a CDS encoding S9 family peptidase produces MKTVEAPKAPIKIQEITYHNHTRIDPYYWMNDRENPEVIQYLNEENGFLKASLAHTESLQEELFVEMKNRIKEDDESVPYFRDGYFYYTKFVKGGEYPVFCRKKDSLQNNEEILLDVNQIAQGHEYFSVNAVSLSHDQQLLAHAEDNIGRRIYTIKVKDLSTETVLTDEITEVTGNMAWANDNKTLFYSKQDPNTLRAFQVYQHTLGTPQEKDILVYEETDETFTCHVAKSKSKDFIFIVSESSISSEVRYLNAHQPTSSFQLIQERERDLEYSVEHFEDHFLILTNHQKASNYKLVKTPITSPNKDHWRDIVPHRKDTLLEGFEVFGQYLVLEERTNGLTKIQIIPWDGTGNHYITFDDPTYTAWLGYNPQFDTTTLRFGYNSLTTPSSTYDYDMESQEKELLKQQEVQGGYDPSQYQSERTWAIAPDGTEVPISLVYKTATFKKDGSNPLLQYAYGSYGFSTDAVFSSNRLSLLDRGFVFAIAHIRGGQEMGRHWYDDGKMLKKQNTFTDFIACSEYLLNERYTSSGKLFAMGGSAGGMLMGTVINMRPDLYKGVIAAVPFVDVVTTMLDESIPLTTGEFDEWGNPKNKEYYDYMLAYSPYDNVESKDYPHLLVTSGLHDSQVQYWEPTKWVAKLRDKKTDKNLLLLYTNMDAGHGGASGRFHALKETAMDYAFLIDLAAKA; encoded by the coding sequence ATGAAAACAGTAGAAGCTCCCAAGGCTCCCATTAAAATACAGGAAATCACCTACCATAACCATACGCGAATTGACCCCTATTACTGGATGAATGACAGGGAAAACCCTGAGGTCATTCAATACCTTAATGAGGAAAATGGTTTTTTAAAAGCCAGTTTAGCACATACGGAATCACTTCAGGAAGAACTTTTTGTAGAGATGAAAAACCGCATCAAGGAGGATGACGAAAGTGTCCCCTACTTTAGAGATGGTTACTTTTATTACACCAAATTTGTAAAAGGAGGGGAATACCCTGTTTTTTGTCGAAAAAAAGATTCGCTGCAAAACAACGAAGAAATTCTCCTGGATGTCAACCAAATAGCCCAAGGACACGAATACTTCAGCGTCAATGCTGTTTCCCTTTCCCATGATCAACAATTGCTTGCCCACGCCGAAGATAATATAGGCAGAAGAATATACACCATCAAGGTGAAGGATCTCAGCACAGAAACCGTCCTAACAGATGAAATCACCGAGGTAACCGGCAACATGGCCTGGGCCAATGACAACAAAACCCTCTTTTACTCCAAACAAGACCCCAACACGCTACGGGCTTTTCAGGTTTACCAACATACACTGGGAACGCCACAGGAAAAGGATATTTTAGTCTATGAGGAAACCGATGAAACATTCACCTGCCATGTCGCCAAATCCAAGTCCAAAGATTTTATCTTTATCGTCAGCGAAAGCAGCATTTCTTCAGAAGTCCGCTACTTAAACGCCCATCAACCTACTTCTTCCTTCCAGCTTATACAAGAACGGGAGCGTGACCTAGAATACAGCGTGGAACACTTTGAAGATCACTTCCTGATCCTTACTAACCATCAAAAAGCCAGCAATTACAAATTGGTCAAAACCCCAATCACGAGCCCGAACAAGGATCATTGGAGGGACATTGTTCCCCACCGGAAGGATACATTATTGGAAGGTTTTGAGGTATTCGGACAGTACTTGGTACTCGAAGAACGCACAAACGGGCTGACAAAAATTCAAATTATACCGTGGGATGGCACGGGAAATCATTATATCACCTTTGACGACCCCACCTATACCGCTTGGCTGGGTTATAATCCCCAATTTGACACCACTACCTTACGATTTGGCTATAACTCCCTGACGACTCCTTCTTCCACTTATGACTATGATATGGAAAGCCAGGAAAAAGAACTTTTGAAACAGCAGGAAGTACAGGGAGGCTACGATCCATCCCAGTACCAATCAGAAAGAACCTGGGCCATTGCTCCAGATGGCACAGAAGTCCCTATTTCACTGGTTTACAAAACTGCCACTTTCAAAAAGGATGGCTCCAATCCATTGCTACAGTATGCTTATGGCTCCTATGGATTCAGCACCGATGCCGTGTTCAGCTCCAACCGTCTAAGCCTTCTTGACAGGGGCTTCGTCTTTGCTATAGCCCATATTCGTGGTGGACAGGAAATGGGAAGGCACTGGTATGATGATGGAAAAATGCTCAAAAAGCAGAATACCTTCACGGACTTTATCGCCTGCTCCGAATACCTGCTCAACGAAAGATACACCTCTTCTGGGAAACTTTTCGCCATGGGCGGTAGTGCCGGAGGAATGCTGATGGGCACGGTCATTAATATGCGACCTGACCTGTACAAAGGCGTCATCGCCGCTGTACCATTTGTGGATGTGGTAACGACCATGCTGGATGAAAGTATTCCACTGACTACCGGGGAATTTGACGAATGGGGCAATCCCAAAAACAAAGAGTATTATGATTACATGCTTGCTTATTCACCTTATGACAATGTGGAAAGCAAGGATTACCCCCACCTTTTGGTCACTTCCGGACTACATGACAGCCAAGTGCAATACTGGGAACCTACCAAATGGGTGGCCAAGCTAAGGGATAAAAAAACGGACAAAAACCTACTCTTACTCTACACCAATATGGACGCAGGACACGGCGGTGCTTCAGGAAGGTTTCATGCCTTAAAAGAAACTGCCATGGACTATGCCTTTTTGATAGACCTGGCAGCGAAAGCATAA
- a CDS encoding DUF5687 family protein, whose protein sequence is MIKHLVILQWKSFFRSAAFSSNLAIKILMGFAALYMMLSFGFLGVATFYILEKMDLNAFDMVNRLLVYYLVFDLIVRYMLQKMPVVQIKPLLFLPIKKSTIVQYSVWKTILSFFNIIHAFFFIPFAVVLVINGYGTVSVVMWLLGVYALLLANNFINIFLNGIDAVLFSVLGILACLGLMHYYGLFDISVYTGPLFQSLYDVPALALIPLALMVAVYWIAFTYFRKRLYLDAGLSIKQKEAKSENLEWLDRFGSISVFLKNDIKLIKRNKRSKTTVLMSVMFLFYGLLFFTNAIDAYQGPAWRIFAALFVTGGFLFSFGQYVPSWDSSYYPLMMSQNIRYRDYLNAKWWLMVMATVVSTILASFYAYFGWEVYLAILVAGIYNIGVNSYMVLWGGVYVRTPIDLSSNRGALGSSQAFNAKTLLLTIPKLLVPMILYVIGHVIKGPYLGYLLVVVSAVLGFAFKEKVFNLIEKNYKTEKYKTLAAYKQKS, encoded by the coding sequence ATGATTAAACATCTTGTAATACTTCAATGGAAATCGTTTTTTAGGTCTGCAGCTTTTTCTTCAAACCTGGCCATTAAGATTTTGATGGGATTTGCAGCATTGTACATGATGCTTAGTTTCGGCTTCTTGGGAGTGGCGACATTTTACATCTTGGAGAAGATGGACCTAAATGCCTTTGATATGGTCAACAGGCTGTTGGTTTATTATCTCGTTTTTGATTTGATAGTCAGGTATATGCTTCAGAAGATGCCTGTCGTGCAGATAAAACCATTGCTTTTTTTGCCCATAAAAAAATCGACTATAGTCCAATATAGTGTTTGGAAAACAATATTGTCATTCTTTAATATTATCCACGCTTTTTTCTTTATTCCCTTCGCGGTGGTCTTGGTCATAAACGGATATGGGACAGTATCTGTTGTTATGTGGTTATTAGGTGTTTATGCGCTGTTGTTGGCCAATAACTTCATTAATATTTTTTTGAATGGCATAGATGCAGTGCTTTTTTCAGTTTTAGGTATTTTGGCATGTTTAGGATTGATGCATTATTATGGTCTATTTGATATTTCTGTGTATACCGGTCCTTTGTTTCAGTCCCTCTATGATGTGCCCGCTTTGGCATTGATACCTCTGGCATTAATGGTGGCCGTTTATTGGATAGCGTTTACATATTTCAGGAAGCGACTTTATTTGGATGCAGGGTTGTCCATCAAGCAAAAGGAAGCAAAATCCGAAAACTTGGAATGGCTGGATCGATTTGGAAGTATTTCGGTATTCTTAAAAAATGACATTAAGCTTATCAAAAGGAACAAACGCTCGAAGACTACCGTGCTGATGAGTGTCATGTTTCTGTTCTATGGTTTGTTGTTTTTCACCAATGCCATTGATGCGTATCAGGGGCCAGCTTGGAGGATTTTTGCGGCACTCTTTGTGACAGGAGGGTTTCTGTTCAGCTTTGGCCAATATGTGCCCAGCTGGGACAGTTCCTACTATCCCTTGATGATGAGCCAAAACATCCGCTATCGGGATTATCTTAATGCCAAATGGTGGCTGATGGTGATGGCAACAGTGGTTTCTACGATTTTAGCATCTTTCTATGCGTATTTTGGATGGGAGGTTTACTTGGCCATTCTGGTAGCAGGGATCTACAACATCGGCGTCAATTCCTACATGGTCCTGTGGGGGGGTGTTTATGTGAGAACTCCCATTGACCTTTCCAGCAATAGGGGAGCCTTGGGCAGTTCCCAGGCCTTTAATGCCAAAACGTTACTGTTGACCATTCCCAAATTGCTCGTTCCGATGATTTTATATGTGATCGGACACGTTATTAAAGGCCCTTATCTGGGCTATTTGTTGGTGGTGGTATCGGCCGTCCTTGGGTTTGCATTCAAGGAAAAGGTGTTCAATTTGATTGAGAAAAATTATAAAACAGAGAAGTACAAGACCTTGGCTGCTTACAAGCAAAAAAGCTAG